One Amorphoplanes digitatis genomic window carries:
- a CDS encoding mycothiol transferase codes for MNVNELLAEAFGRLPGLVRTAVEGLSPEQLRTPPAEGANTVAWLVWHLTRIQDGHLAELTGAEQVYTSGDWAGRLGLKPDPDDNGYGHTSAQVLAVRPESSNVLVDYYQAVHEQTLSYLAGLSAGDLDKVVDRSWDPPVTLGVRLVSVLNDDIQHAGQAAYVRGLLGG; via the coding sequence GTGAACGTCAACGAATTGCTCGCCGAGGCCTTCGGCCGCCTGCCCGGTCTGGTGCGGACCGCGGTCGAGGGCCTGAGCCCGGAGCAGCTGCGCACCCCACCGGCCGAGGGCGCCAACACGGTCGCCTGGCTGGTGTGGCACCTCACCCGGATACAGGACGGGCACCTCGCCGAGCTGACCGGTGCCGAGCAGGTGTACACGAGCGGCGACTGGGCCGGCCGCCTCGGCCTGAAGCCGGACCCGGACGACAACGGCTACGGGCACACGTCCGCGCAGGTGCTGGCCGTGCGCCCGGAGAGCTCGAACGTGCTGGTCGACTACTACCAGGCGGTGCACGAGCAGACCCTGAGCTACCTCGCCGGGCTGTCCGCCGGCGACCTGGACAAGGTCGTGGACCGGTCCTGGGATCCGCCGGTCACCCTGGGCGTGCGGCTGGTGAGCGTCCTGAACGACGACATTCAGCACGCGGGCCAGGCCGCGTACGTCCGGGGGCTGCTCGGCGGCTGA
- a CDS encoding RCC1 domain-containing protein — protein sequence MIGTLGALAAVTGVPAAARPAGGATIQVDAGDSHTCARGRDGRAYCWGDGSSGQLGNGDVVRHSSPVAVTAPAAGVSFTQLTAGYRQTCGLGSDARAYCWGSNYSGELGNGDNTDRPTPVAVKSPAPGVGFTQLTAGYSHTCGLGGDARAYCWGAGSLGELGDGSSTSRSTPVAVKSRVSFTQVSAGISHTCGLGGDARAYCWGVGLSGELGNGDTRIRSTPVAVSAPAPGVTFTRIAAGFSNACGLGSDARAYCWGSGGFGQLGDGASRDRSTPVAVQSPVTFTQISPGVHHTCGLGGDARAYCWGDGSSGQLGDGDTINRPTPVAVTAPAPGVTFTRVSAGSGFTCGLGSDARTYCWGANRYHQLGHGDIRTHLTPVAVRFPKR from the coding sequence ATGATCGGAACCCTGGGGGCGCTGGCGGCGGTGACCGGCGTGCCCGCCGCGGCGCGGCCGGCGGGCGGCGCCACGATCCAGGTCGACGCCGGTGACTCACACACCTGTGCGCGCGGCCGCGACGGCCGGGCCTACTGCTGGGGCGACGGCAGCAGTGGTCAGCTGGGCAACGGCGACGTCGTGCGGCACTCGAGCCCGGTTGCGGTGACCGCACCGGCGGCCGGGGTGAGCTTCACCCAGCTCACCGCCGGCTACCGCCAGACGTGCGGGCTGGGCAGCGATGCCAGGGCCTACTGCTGGGGCTCCAACTACAGCGGCGAGCTGGGCAACGGCGACAACACGGACCGGCCGACCCCGGTGGCGGTGAAGTCCCCGGCCCCTGGGGTGGGCTTTACTCAGCTCACCGCCGGTTACAGCCACACCTGCGGGCTGGGCGGCGACGCCCGGGCCTACTGCTGGGGCGCCGGCAGCCTCGGTGAGCTGGGTGACGGGTCAAGTACGAGCCGGTCGACCCCGGTCGCGGTGAAATCCCGGGTGAGCTTCACCCAGGTCAGCGCCGGCATCAGCCACACGTGCGGGCTGGGCGGCGACGCCCGGGCGTACTGCTGGGGCGTCGGCCTCAGCGGTGAGCTGGGCAACGGCGACACCAGGATCCGGTCGACCCCGGTGGCGGTGAGCGCGCCGGCCCCCGGGGTGACGTTCACCCGGATCGCCGCCGGTTTCAGCAACGCGTGCGGGCTGGGCAGCGACGCCCGGGCCTACTGCTGGGGCTCCGGCGGCTTCGGTCAGCTGGGCGACGGCGCGAGCAGGGACCGGTCGACCCCGGTCGCGGTGCAATCCCCGGTGACGTTCACCCAGATCAGCCCCGGTGTCCACCACACCTGCGGGCTGGGCGGCGACGCCCGGGCCTACTGCTGGGGCGACGGCAGCAGCGGTCAGCTGGGCGACGGCGACACCATTAACCGGCCGACACCGGTTGCGGTGACCGCGCCCGCGCCGGGGGTGACTTTCACCCGGGTCAGCGCCGGTAGCGGCTTCACGTGTGGGCTGGGCAGCGATGCCCGGACCTACTGCTGGGGCGCCAACCGCTACCACCAGTTGGGGCACGGCGACATCAGGACCCACCTGACTCCGGTGGCGGTCCGGTTCCCTAAGCGGTGA
- a CDS encoding S9 family peptidase: protein MTGQLNRVDVTVLPAGWTDRRSGPLPSEVSGSWSAALSPDGRHAAYVCDRSGSPKVWVQPVGSELTFLVDTGEHSVVSVHWSTGGGWLACVLSPGGAPRTEVWLVRPDGSALHQVAGFGADSAENPRWLPGRPLLAVTENLTTALLVDAEHGTRETIATGELISLLDVTADRGRALLRHGPRGGRYVAVRDLATGADEYVTSGEQACFGPDGSVYARGDTGELPVLIRVADGAAEVLGASETAEVESFALTADGTSIAVLWNVRGGESELSVLTADGSKQVDLPGSVAGGISWCHDGSTLAFTAEAPGQPHGVWTYDGDLHPVSVEEAAPHAVRPTLHRFGSHDGLEISGWLFEPAGEGPHPAVVWLHGGPEAQERPGHGALFQSLVDRGIAVFAANVRGSSGFGRAFVNADNGALRYAAIADVASCVSYLVSARVADPARVGCMGRSYGGYLTLAALTTYPSLFAVGIDVCGMSNFATFYEHTEPWIAAAAVSKYGDPVADADLLRDLSPITRIDRLRTPLMIVHGENDTNVPVIEAEQVVAALAELGVPHRYLLFPGEGHELQHRSSRTRYLHETVAWLTTHLAPAPALTA, encoded by the coding sequence ATGACCGGTCAGCTCAACCGTGTCGACGTCACCGTGCTGCCCGCGGGGTGGACCGACAGGAGGTCGGGTCCCCTCCCCTCGGAGGTGTCGGGCAGCTGGTCGGCGGCGCTCTCGCCGGACGGCCGGCACGCGGCGTACGTCTGCGACCGCAGCGGCTCACCCAAGGTCTGGGTGCAGCCGGTCGGCAGCGAGCTGACCTTCCTGGTCGACACGGGCGAGCACTCCGTCGTCTCGGTGCACTGGTCCACCGGCGGCGGCTGGCTCGCCTGCGTGCTGTCCCCCGGCGGCGCGCCCCGCACCGAGGTGTGGCTGGTCCGCCCTGACGGCTCCGCGCTGCACCAGGTGGCGGGCTTCGGCGCGGACAGCGCGGAGAACCCGCGCTGGCTGCCGGGCCGCCCGCTGCTGGCGGTGACGGAGAACCTGACCACCGCCCTGCTGGTGGACGCCGAGCACGGCACCCGGGAGACCATCGCCACCGGCGAGCTGATCTCGCTGCTCGACGTCACCGCGGACCGCGGCCGGGCGCTGCTGCGCCACGGCCCGCGCGGCGGCCGGTACGTGGCCGTCCGCGACCTCGCCACCGGGGCCGACGAGTACGTCACGAGCGGCGAGCAGGCCTGCTTCGGCCCGGACGGCTCGGTGTACGCCCGGGGCGACACCGGCGAACTGCCGGTGCTGATCCGGGTGGCCGACGGCGCGGCCGAGGTGCTGGGCGCCTCCGAGACCGCCGAGGTGGAGTCGTTCGCGCTTACCGCCGACGGCACGTCGATCGCCGTGCTGTGGAACGTCCGCGGCGGCGAGTCCGAACTGAGCGTGCTGACGGCGGACGGCTCGAAACAGGTCGACCTCCCCGGCAGCGTCGCGGGAGGGATCTCCTGGTGCCACGACGGCAGCACCCTGGCCTTCACCGCCGAGGCGCCCGGACAACCGCACGGCGTGTGGACCTACGACGGTGACCTGCACCCGGTCTCGGTGGAGGAGGCGGCACCGCACGCGGTCCGCCCGACGCTGCACCGCTTCGGTTCGCACGACGGCCTCGAGATCAGCGGCTGGCTCTTCGAACCGGCCGGCGAGGGCCCGCACCCGGCGGTGGTATGGCTGCACGGCGGCCCGGAGGCGCAGGAACGCCCGGGGCACGGCGCGCTGTTCCAGTCCCTGGTGGACCGCGGCATCGCGGTCTTCGCGGCCAACGTCCGGGGCTCGTCGGGCTTCGGCCGCGCCTTCGTCAACGCGGACAACGGCGCCCTGCGCTACGCGGCGATCGCCGACGTGGCCTCCTGCGTCTCCTACCTGGTCTCCGCGCGCGTCGCCGACCCGGCCCGGGTCGGATGCATGGGCCGCTCGTACGGCGGCTACCTGACACTGGCGGCCCTGACCACGTACCCGTCGCTGTTCGCGGTCGGCATCGACGTGTGCGGCATGTCGAACTTCGCCACGTTCTACGAGCACACCGAGCCGTGGATCGCCGCGGCCGCCGTCTCGAAGTACGGCGACCCGGTCGCCGACGCCGACCTGCTGCGCGACCTGTCCCCGATCACCCGCATCGACCGCCTGCGGACGCCGCTGATGATCGTGCACGGCGAGAACGACACGAACGTCCCGGTGATCGAGGCCGAGCAGGTGGTGGCGGCGCTGGCCGAACTCGGCGTGCCGCACCGGTACCTGCTCTTCCCGGGCGAGGGCCACGAGCTCCAGCACAGGTCGTCCCGGACGAGGTACCTGCACGAGACGGTCGCGTGGCTGACCACACACCTCGCCCCCGCACCCGCGCTCACCGCTTAG
- a CDS encoding ATP-binding protein, translated as MTEPGRLAVDELRTLFLFEKLTDEQLAWLAAHGRTRRVAAGQLVIQEGEPAEEFFVLLSGTVSLTRRVGQDDVETIRTEQRGVYMGATQAYLRDEGVQRRYQASMRALDDSDFFVLSAEDFGALMREWFPMALHLLEGLTLGMRNTQAAIGERQRLMALGALSAGLMHELNNPAAAASRATGALRQRVAGMRHKLGMLAAGKVAPERLDALVELQEDVIERAAKAPVLTALQASDREDELGDWMERNDVTGGWDLAPVFAQGGLDLDCLELIKAKVVEPGLLDQAIHWIGYALETEQLMSDIEEATGRVSSLVTSAKQYSHLDRAAHQWIDVHTGLDSTLVMLAHKIGTGVEVVKEYDRDLPQVPAHPAELNQVWTNIIDNAVQAMQGAGTLTVRTYRRDDHVVVSIGDTGPGVPEELRKRVFEPFFTTKAVGEGTGLGLDISYRIVVSGHGGDIVLDSRPGDTRFVVSLPMTEPASR; from the coding sequence ATGACCGAACCCGGCAGGCTCGCCGTCGACGAGCTGCGCACCCTGTTCCTTTTCGAGAAGCTGACCGACGAGCAGCTGGCCTGGCTCGCCGCGCACGGCCGCACGCGGCGCGTCGCGGCCGGGCAGCTGGTGATCCAGGAGGGTGAGCCGGCCGAGGAGTTCTTCGTCCTGCTCAGCGGCACCGTCTCGCTCACCCGCAGGGTCGGCCAGGACGACGTGGAGACCATCCGTACCGAGCAGCGCGGCGTCTACATGGGCGCGACCCAGGCGTACCTGCGCGACGAGGGCGTGCAGCGCCGGTACCAGGCGTCCATGCGCGCGCTCGACGACAGCGACTTCTTCGTGCTGAGCGCCGAGGACTTCGGCGCCCTGATGCGCGAGTGGTTCCCGATGGCGCTGCACCTGCTGGAGGGCCTGACCCTCGGCATGCGCAACACCCAGGCGGCGATCGGCGAGCGGCAGCGGCTGATGGCGCTCGGCGCGCTCTCCGCGGGCCTCATGCACGAGCTCAACAACCCCGCGGCCGCCGCGTCGCGTGCCACCGGGGCGCTGCGCCAGCGGGTCGCCGGCATGCGGCACAAGCTGGGCATGCTCGCCGCCGGCAAGGTCGCGCCGGAACGGCTCGACGCGCTCGTCGAGCTTCAGGAGGACGTCATCGAGCGGGCCGCGAAGGCGCCCGTGCTGACCGCCCTCCAGGCCTCCGACCGCGAGGACGAGCTCGGCGACTGGATGGAGCGCAACGACGTCACGGGCGGCTGGGACCTCGCCCCGGTCTTCGCCCAAGGCGGGCTCGACCTCGACTGCCTGGAGCTGATCAAGGCCAAGGTGGTCGAGCCGGGCCTGCTCGACCAGGCCATCCACTGGATCGGGTACGCGCTCGAGACCGAGCAGCTGATGAGCGACATCGAGGAGGCCACCGGCCGGGTCTCCTCGCTGGTCACCTCGGCGAAGCAGTACTCGCACCTGGACCGCGCCGCGCACCAGTGGATCGACGTGCACACCGGGCTGGACAGCACCCTGGTGATGCTCGCCCACAAGATCGGTACGGGCGTCGAGGTGGTCAAGGAGTACGACCGCGACCTGCCGCAGGTGCCGGCCCACCCGGCCGAGCTCAACCAGGTCTGGACCAACATCATCGACAACGCGGTGCAGGCCATGCAGGGCGCCGGCACGCTGACCGTCAGGACCTACCGCCGCGACGACCACGTCGTGGTCTCGATCGGCGACACCGGTCCCGGCGTACCGGAGGAGCTGCGCAAGCGGGTCTTCGAGCCGTTCTTCACCACGAAGGCGGTGGGCGAGGGCACGGGGCTCGGCCTCGACATCTCGTACCGGATCGTGGTCAGCGGCCACGGCGGCGACATCGTCCTGGACTCCCGGCCGGGCGACACCCGGTTCGTGGTGAGCCTGCCGATGACGGAGCCGGCCTCGCGCTGA
- a CDS encoding MFS transporter, giving the protein MQGGARAWAVWAVGLSAYVVAVLHRTSLGVAGLDAQARFDIGAGALGSFAVLQLLVYAGLQVPVGLLLDRFGSLRLIVTGGLVMAAGQALMAFADGVTGAVLARVLVGAGDAMTFISVLRLVPRWFPARRVPVVTQLSGLVGQLGQVLSAVPLAALLAGAGWTAAFVSASAAGVFVAIVALVALHDAPDRRVDSGEAVTLRQLGDDLAGAWRHPGTRLGLWTHFTTQFPGTVFALIWGYPFLVAGEGLRRGEASALLTLFVLTGMAAGPVVGVLVQRHPLRRSWLVLGVIGANAVGWGLVIGWPGRAPLPVLTLLVLALGLGGPGSMIGFEFARTFNPPSRLGTATGIVNVGGFVASLVSILLVGLILDARTGGRADYDIVDFRVAMSVQYVIGAIGLIGILRTRRLARARMAADHGVIVRPVREVLAERGWFSGERIGKG; this is encoded by the coding sequence ATGCAAGGCGGAGCCCGGGCCTGGGCAGTATGGGCCGTTGGGCTGTCGGCCTACGTGGTCGCGGTGCTGCATCGCACGTCGCTCGGGGTCGCCGGGCTGGACGCGCAGGCACGGTTCGACATCGGTGCCGGTGCGCTCGGCTCGTTCGCCGTCCTGCAACTGCTTGTCTACGCCGGCCTCCAGGTGCCCGTCGGGCTGCTGTTGGACCGGTTCGGTTCGCTGCGGCTGATCGTGACCGGTGGCCTGGTCATGGCGGCGGGGCAGGCGCTTATGGCGTTCGCGGACGGGGTCACCGGCGCGGTCCTCGCGCGGGTCCTGGTGGGTGCCGGCGACGCGATGACGTTCATCAGCGTGCTGCGGCTGGTGCCGCGGTGGTTCCCGGCCCGGCGTGTGCCGGTCGTCACCCAGCTCTCCGGCCTCGTCGGGCAGCTGGGGCAGGTGCTCAGCGCCGTACCGCTGGCCGCGCTGCTGGCCGGCGCGGGCTGGACCGCGGCCTTCGTCTCGGCGTCGGCCGCCGGGGTCTTCGTGGCGATCGTCGCGCTGGTGGCCCTGCACGACGCCCCGGACCGGCGGGTCGACTCGGGCGAGGCGGTCACGCTTCGCCAGCTCGGCGACGACCTGGCCGGCGCCTGGCGGCATCCGGGCACCCGGCTCGGGTTGTGGACGCACTTCACCACCCAGTTTCCGGGCACGGTCTTCGCGCTGATCTGGGGCTATCCGTTCCTGGTCGCGGGCGAGGGCCTGCGGCGGGGCGAGGCGAGCGCGCTGCTCACCCTGTTCGTCCTGACCGGCATGGCCGCCGGGCCGGTGGTCGGCGTGCTAGTGCAGCGGCATCCGCTGCGCCGCTCGTGGCTGGTGCTCGGGGTGATCGGCGCGAATGCCGTCGGCTGGGGTCTGGTCATCGGGTGGCCGGGGCGGGCGCCGCTGCCGGTGCTGACGCTGCTCGTGCTGGCGCTGGGCCTGGGCGGCCCGGGCTCGATGATCGGGTTCGAGTTCGCCCGCACCTTCAATCCGCCGAGCCGGCTCGGCACGGCCACCGGCATCGTGAACGTCGGGGGCTTCGTCGCGTCGCTGGTGTCGATCCTGCTCGTCGGGCTGATTCTCGACGCCCGCACGGGCGGGCGGGCCGATTACGACATTGTGGACTTCAGGGTCGCCATGTCGGTGCAGTACGTGATCGGCGCCATCGGCCTGATCGGCATTCTGCGCACCCGCAGGCTGGCCAGAGCCCGGATGGCCGCCGACCACGGCGTGATCGTCCGGCCGGTGCGCGAGGTGCTCGCGGAGCGGGGCTGGTTTAGCGGGGAACGTATCGGTAAAGGTTGA
- a CDS encoding N-acetylglutaminylglutamine amidotransferase: MCGIGGELRYDDRAADCDAVRRMLPCLESRGPDGEGLWQRGPIAFGHRRLKIIDLSESGAQPMTDEQLGLTLVFNGCIYNYRQLREELRGYGYRFTSTSDTEVILKAYHRWGAGCVRRLLGMFAFAVAEHATGTVMLARDRLGIKPMYLAETPGRLRFASTLPALLAAGDVDTSIDKVALQHYMTFHSVVPAPRTLVAGIRKLPPATVRIIKADGTSTSDVYWEASHTRTGTRSPAEWAEAVHDALRTAVERRMVADVPVGVLLSGGLDSSYIVALLAEQGQRGLSTFSIGFESAAGESGDEFAYSDLIAKQFDTDHHQIRIGRDRFLPAVARTVAAMSEPMVSHDCIAFNLLSEDVSRQVTVVQSGQGADEILAGYSWYPPLRDVPRDRAVDAYAKEFFDRPHAELARQLAPEWLLDTDVSREFVTASFARPGATTAVDAALRLDSQVMLVDDPVKRVDNMTMAWGLEARVPFLDHELVELAAACPPELKLAQGGKGVLKDAARGVVPDEVIDRTKGYFPVPGIRHLEGPMLEMVRDALHAPAARARGLFPPEYVDALLADPNTARTTLGANQLWQLALLEMWLQDKGI; this comes from the coding sequence ATGTGTGGAATCGGCGGCGAACTGCGGTACGACGACCGGGCGGCGGACTGCGACGCCGTCCGGCGCATGCTGCCCTGCCTGGAGTCCCGGGGACCCGACGGCGAGGGCCTCTGGCAACGTGGCCCGATCGCCTTCGGCCACCGCAGACTCAAGATCATCGACCTGTCGGAGTCCGGCGCCCAGCCGATGACCGACGAACAGCTCGGCCTGACTCTGGTCTTCAACGGCTGCATCTACAACTACCGGCAGCTGCGCGAGGAGCTGCGCGGCTACGGCTACCGGTTCACCTCCACCTCCGACACCGAGGTGATCCTCAAGGCGTACCACCGCTGGGGCGCCGGCTGCGTGCGGCGCCTGCTGGGCATGTTCGCGTTCGCCGTCGCCGAGCACGCCACCGGCACGGTGATGCTGGCCCGCGACCGGCTCGGCATCAAGCCGATGTACCTGGCCGAGACGCCCGGGCGGCTGCGCTTCGCGTCGACCCTTCCGGCGCTGCTCGCGGCCGGCGACGTCGACACGTCGATCGACAAGGTGGCGCTACAGCACTACATGACGTTCCACTCGGTGGTCCCGGCGCCGCGCACGCTGGTCGCCGGCATCCGCAAGCTGCCGCCGGCCACGGTCCGGATCATCAAGGCCGACGGCACGTCCACCTCAGACGTGTACTGGGAGGCCTCGCACACCCGCACCGGCACCAGGTCGCCGGCCGAGTGGGCCGAGGCCGTGCACGACGCGCTGCGCACCGCCGTCGAGCGGCGGATGGTCGCCGACGTGCCGGTCGGGGTGCTGCTCTCCGGCGGGCTGGACTCCAGCTACATCGTGGCCCTGCTCGCCGAGCAGGGCCAGCGAGGCCTGAGCACGTTCAGCATCGGCTTCGAGTCGGCGGCTGGGGAGAGCGGCGACGAGTTCGCCTATTCGGACCTCATCGCCAAGCAGTTCGACACAGACCACCACCAGATCCGGATCGGCCGGGACCGCTTCCTGCCCGCGGTGGCGCGCACGGTCGCGGCGATGAGCGAGCCGATGGTCAGCCACGACTGCATCGCCTTCAACCTGCTCAGCGAGGACGTGTCGCGGCAGGTCACGGTCGTCCAGTCGGGACAGGGCGCGGACGAGATCCTGGCCGGCTACAGCTGGTACCCGCCGCTGCGGGACGTACCGCGGGACCGGGCCGTCGACGCGTACGCGAAAGAGTTCTTCGACCGTCCACACGCCGAGCTGGCCCGCCAGCTCGCGCCGGAGTGGTTGCTCGACACCGACGTCAGCCGCGAGTTCGTCACGGCGAGCTTCGCCCGGCCGGGCGCGACCACCGCCGTCGACGCGGCGTTGCGGCTGGACTCACAGGTCATGCTCGTCGACGATCCCGTCAAGCGGGTCGACAACATGACGATGGCGTGGGGGCTCGAGGCGCGCGTGCCGTTCCTCGACCACGAACTGGTGGAGCTGGCGGCGGCCTGCCCGCCCGAGCTCAAACTGGCGCAGGGCGGCAAGGGCGTCCTCAAGGACGCGGCCCGGGGGGTCGTGCCCGACGAGGTGATCGACCGCACCAAGGGATACTTCCCGGTTCCGGGGATTCGGCACCTCGAAGGACCGATGCTGGAAATGGTGCGGGACGCGCTGCACGCACCGGCGGCGCGGGCGCGCGGGCTGTTCCCGCCGGAGTACGTTGACGCGCTGCTGGCCGACCCGAACACTGCTCGTACGACGCTCGGGGCGAACCAGTTGTGGCAGCTCGCGCTGCTGGAGATGTGGCTACAGGACAAGGGGATCTAG
- a CDS encoding carboxylate--amine ligase/circularly permuted type 2 ATP-grasp protein, which translates to MDDDIGGLGMTESLKVSEDDGTEGARAAIGTDLTLGVEEELHVVDLRTRELVPRAPEVLDQLDAANFSAELHRSVVETNTEVAATLDDLRDGIVTLRRRAIGVAESLGLGLVAAGTVPVVDLDSLPVTPTSRFRQMLDEYQMLAREQLICGAQVHVGIPDRDEAVSIAQRVAPALPVLLGISASSPYWMGEDSGYASVRSLVWLRWPTAGDSGVVTSAEDHDALVADLIASGTITDPKMVYFDVRPSAHVPTVELRVTDSSPDADTVVLLAGLFRALVLRARQDYRAGLPMVPTRPPLHRAAMWRAARSGLEGDLLDLPRSPVPVPAAVAVERLVGDLRPQLEELGDWDQVFDLSVQMLSRGSSAARQRRAMGRRGRISDVVDLLVADTRGGATGIGPDGRTVPAGLTPYAASGDEAFPGGDALPAYQGIVNVLSALGPAGLRRREDARDDEQRARGITFSVAGEAATRLFPFDLVPRIVPATDWRELQAGLIQRVRALDAFVNDVYGERAVVRDGVVPGWVIDGSPELRPSGALVHRPGVRAQVAGVDLVRDADGGWFVLEDNLRVPSGIGYAMQNRRLTESVLPELPHPDGLNGIEETPRLLLRTLIEAAGPAASDDPAVVVLSQGPDDSAWFEHRLLAEEMGVPLVRSTDLLVEDGRVRRIRNGRRYAVDVIYLRMGEDSLVHSPGADGMPLGPSLVAALHADTIVLANALGNGIGDDKAVYAYVSRLIGYYLGEKPLLADVPTHLCGIPEQRAEVLDRLDELVCKPVDGYGGDRIVIGPHASAEDLAAVRRQINAAPHRWVAQEVVALSTHPVFDGHQLAPRHVDLRAFVFTGDTSVVAPVALTRVAPADSMIVNSSRGGGSKDTWLLG; encoded by the coding sequence ATGGACGACGACATAGGCGGTCTTGGCATGACGGAGTCACTCAAGGTCTCTGAGGACGACGGAACGGAGGGTGCGCGCGCCGCCATCGGCACCGACCTGACGCTCGGCGTCGAGGAGGAGCTGCACGTGGTCGACCTGCGGACCCGGGAGCTCGTGCCCAGGGCGCCGGAGGTGCTCGATCAGCTCGACGCGGCGAACTTCTCCGCCGAGCTGCACCGCTCGGTGGTCGAGACCAACACCGAGGTCGCGGCAACCCTCGACGACCTGCGCGACGGGATCGTCACGCTGCGCCGGCGGGCCATCGGGGTCGCCGAGTCGCTCGGGCTCGGCCTGGTCGCCGCGGGCACGGTCCCGGTGGTCGACCTGGACTCGCTGCCGGTCACCCCGACCTCGCGGTTCCGCCAGATGCTCGACGAGTACCAGATGCTCGCCCGCGAACAGCTCATCTGCGGCGCACAGGTGCACGTCGGCATCCCCGACCGGGACGAGGCCGTCTCGATCGCCCAGCGGGTCGCCCCGGCCCTGCCGGTGCTGCTCGGCATCTCGGCGAGCTCGCCGTACTGGATGGGCGAGGACAGCGGCTACGCCAGCGTGCGCTCGCTGGTCTGGCTGCGCTGGCCGACGGCCGGCGACAGCGGCGTCGTGACCTCCGCCGAGGACCACGACGCGCTGGTCGCGGACCTGATCGCGTCCGGCACGATCACCGACCCCAAGATGGTCTACTTCGATGTACGCCCGTCCGCGCACGTGCCGACCGTCGAGCTGCGGGTCACCGACTCCAGCCCCGACGCCGACACCGTGGTGCTGCTGGCCGGCCTGTTCCGCGCCCTCGTGCTGCGGGCACGCCAGGACTACCGCGCGGGCCTGCCGATGGTGCCCACCCGGCCGCCGCTGCACCGGGCCGCCATGTGGCGGGCCGCCCGCTCCGGGCTCGAGGGCGACCTGCTCGACCTGCCCCGCTCGCCGGTGCCCGTACCCGCCGCGGTCGCCGTCGAGCGCCTCGTCGGCGACCTGCGGCCACAGCTTGAGGAGCTCGGCGACTGGGACCAGGTCTTCGACCTCTCCGTGCAGATGCTCAGCCGGGGCAGTTCGGCGGCACGGCAGCGCCGGGCCATGGGCCGCCGTGGGCGCATCTCCGACGTCGTCGACCTGCTGGTCGCCGACACCCGGGGCGGCGCGACCGGCATCGGCCCGGACGGCCGGACGGTGCCGGCCGGGCTCACCCCGTACGCGGCCAGCGGCGACGAGGCTTTCCCGGGCGGCGACGCCCTGCCGGCGTACCAGGGGATCGTCAACGTCCTCAGCGCGCTCGGCCCCGCCGGGCTGCGCCGCCGCGAGGACGCGCGCGACGACGAGCAGCGCGCCCGCGGAATCACGTTCAGCGTGGCCGGCGAGGCCGCGACCCGGCTGTTCCCCTTCGACCTGGTGCCCCGCATCGTGCCGGCCACCGACTGGCGGGAGTTGCAGGCCGGGCTGATCCAGCGGGTCCGCGCGCTGGACGCGTTCGTCAACGACGTCTACGGCGAGCGGGCCGTGGTCCGCGACGGCGTGGTGCCCGGCTGGGTCATCGACGGCTCACCCGAGCTGCGGCCCAGCGGCGCCCTGGTACACCGGCCCGGGGTACGCGCGCAGGTCGCCGGCGTCGACCTGGTCCGCGACGCCGACGGCGGCTGGTTCGTCCTCGAGGACAACCTGCGGGTGCCGTCCGGCATCGGCTACGCGATGCAGAACCGCCGGCTCACCGAGAGCGTGCTGCCGGAGCTGCCCCACCCCGACGGGCTCAACGGCATCGAGGAGACGCCGCGGCTGCTGCTGCGCACGCTGATCGAGGCGGCCGGGCCGGCCGCGAGCGACGATCCGGCCGTGGTCGTGCTCAGCCAGGGCCCCGACGACTCGGCCTGGTTCGAGCACCGGCTGCTCGCCGAGGAGATGGGCGTCCCGCTGGTGCGCAGCACCGACCTGCTGGTCGAGGACGGCCGCGTGCGGCGCATCCGGAACGGGCGCCGTTACGCCGTCGACGTGATCTACCTGCGGATGGGCGAGGACAGCCTGGTGCACTCGCCCGGCGCCGACGGGATGCCGCTCGGCCCCAGCCTGGTCGCGGCCCTGCACGCCGACACGATCGTGCTCGCCAACGCGCTCGGCAACGGCATCGGCGACGACAAGGCCGTGTACGCGTACGTGTCCCGGCTGATCGGGTACTACCTCGGCGAGAAGCCGCTGCTGGCGGACGTGCCCACGCACCTGTGCGGCATCCCGGAGCAGCGGGCCGAGGTGCTCGACCGGCTGGACGAGCTGGTCTGCAAGCCGGTCGACGGGTACGGCGGCGACCGGATCGTCATCGGCCCGCACGCCTCCGCCGAGGACCTCGCCGCGGTGCGCCGGCAGATCAACGCGGCGCCGCACCGCTGGGTGGCGCAGGAGGTCGTGGCCCTCTCCACCCACCCGGTCTTCGACGGCCACCAGCTGGCGCCGCGCCACGTCGACCTGCGCGCGTTCGTCTTCACCGGCGACACGTCGGTGGTGGCGCCGGTCGCCCTGACCAGGGTCGCGCCGGCCGACAGCATGATCGTCAATTCGTCCCGCGGTGGCGGCTCGAAGGACACCTGGCTGCTCGGCTGA